The following DNA comes from Thiobacter sp. AK1.
TCTGACCTACGGTGCCGTGCTCACGGCCTTGAGCGTTTTGATTCTGCTTGCCAGCTGGCGTTTCGGCATGCTGGCCTTCTACCTGGGCCTGGCGACCGGCTTTGTCTTTGTCGGGCCGGTGCTGGCGGTGGGCCTTTATTCCATCAGCCGCCAACTGGGCCGCGGCCAGACACTGGAGCTGGGCTATTGTCTGCGGGAGGGCCGGGAACACATCCGCGAGCTGCTGGTCTTGGGCATGGTGCTGCTAGTGGTACTGCTCCTGTGGGCACGGGCGGCCGCCATGGTGCATGTGTTCTTTCCCACCGAAGGCGAGGTGGATCTGAAGGCACTGGCCACCTTTCTCGGTGTGGGCAGCCTGGTGGGCGCCCTGTTCGCCATTGTGGTGTTCAGCGCCACGGCGTTTTCCCTGCCCATGATCCTGGACCGACGGGTGGATGCGATCACCGCGGTGATCACGAGTATGCATGCGGTGCTATGCAACAAGCTGCCCATGCTGCTGTGGGGTCTGATCATCGTCGCCTGCGTGATCGTGGGCTTTGCCACCCTGACCCTAGGCTTTCTCGTGCTGCTACCAGTGATCGGGCATGCCACTTGGCATGCCTACCTGGACACCATCGACGCCTCCGCTTGGCCAGAAAACCGGCCAGAAACGTAAACACCCAGCCAGCGCGCAGCCTTGTTTTCCTCGGCATCGAGCCGATTGCCCGGAGCTGCACGCGCATGCGTCCCACAACGCGCGTCATCGCCCGCTGAGCTTTGGACACCCAAGCTCACGGTTCGCCTGGCCGGAACGCCTTTTGCCGATCGAATGCGTCGTGCTTGCTCCGAAGACACTCAGCCTGCGCATCCGCTCGCTGGAAAGGGCGCTACAATTTCCTCGCTTGCGCCGGGAACAGTGCGGCCGACGGTGTTCGGCCATCCCCTTGTGGTGCGCAGGCACAGGCAGAAATCCGGGAAAAACGTTTTCAAGGAGCCACCATGAAACGACGTGATTTTCTGCGCCTCACTGCATTCTTGCCCCTCTATGCCGCCCTTCCTCCGGTGGCGGAAGCGACGCATGATGCCGCCTGGCGCACTTTCGAGCTCACCTACGACATCGACCTCGCAGCCCACCCAGGTGCCGGCCAACTCTGGCTACCCCTGCCCCAGGATGCCGGGGACTATCAGCGCGTACTCTCCATCGAGTGCTCGAGCGCGGTTCCCGCTACCCTGCACTGGGATGACACCTACCACGCACCCATTGTGCGGCTGGCGTTCGATTCCGAAGAGCGGAGCCGTACCCTGACGGTGAAGACGCGCATCGCCACCCGCGACCGGCATCCCCCCATGCCGGTCCTGCGCCCGCAGGGCATGCAAGAGGCGGCGCTGTACCTCAAACCCACCGAGCACATGCCGATAGATGGCATCGTGCGTGATACCGCCCTTCGCATCACACGGGGGCTGCGCGGTGCAGACGCCAAGGCGCGCGCAATCTATGAGTGGGTGGTGGACAACACCTTTCGCGATCCCAACACGCGCGGCTGCGGGCTGGGCGACATCAAATTCATGTTGGAATCCGGCAACCTGGGTGGCAAGTGCGCGGACATCAACTCCCTGTTTGTGGGGCTCGCCCGCGCGGCCGGGGTTCCTGCTCGGGAGTTCTATGGCGTGCGGGTAGCGGAATCGGCCCAGTTCAAGAGCCTCGGTAAGAGCGGCGACATCTCCAAGGCGCAGCACTGCCGCGCGGAATATTTTTCGCCGCGGCGCGGCTGGGTGGCGGTGGATCCGGCAGATGTGCGCAAAGCGGTGCTGGAGGAAAAGCTTTCGCTCGACGACCCCAGGATCGTCGCGCTCAGGAAGCGCCTGTTCGGCTACTGGGAGATGAACTGGGTCGGGTTCAACCACGGCCGAGACTTCACGCTACCCCAGGGCGATACGGTTGCCTATCTCATGTATCCCTATGCCCGGTTCGGTGACAAGGTGATCGATGGCCGCGAGCCGGAGGCCCTGAAGTTCCGCCTCACCAGCCGCGAAATCGGGTGAGCCTGCTTCAGTGCCGGGGCGGTGGCAACATTTCGAGTTGAGCGCGTAGGATGCTGAGCCGGCGTTCCACCGCGCGCACGTCCGGATGGGCGGGCGCGTAGCGGGTGAGCAAATCGGCTCGCCGCGCTTCCAGGGCGCGGATGTCTTGCTGGATTTCCTCGCGCGTGCGATGCGGCGCAGGAACCTGGGCGCGCCTGGCTGCGTCTTCCCCGGCAGCCGCCGGCTGCTGGGGAAACAGCGGCTCCTGGGCGGCCGTGGGCTCCACCATGGCGGCGAGCGTGCCGATTAGTAGGAATAGCCACTTGCTGTCCATACCCCTCCTTCCCCGCACGACGGCGGGCCAACCTTCAAATTGTCATTCGGAATGTTCTATGCTGTAGCAGGCCCGTCGTTTCCATGCAAGGTCGGTCGCCATGATAAATGGCTTCCCCTGGCTTAGGCTGGCACTCGCTTGCCTGCTGTGCATTGGCGGCATCATAATGCTGGTGCTGCTGGTGGAGGGCTGGTGGTAATCGTTTCGTTCCTAACCAAGGAGAGCATCATGAAGAAGAACATGGGCGGCGCAGACCGCATCATCCGACTCATCATCGCGGCCATCATCGCCGTGCTGTATTTCACCGGACAGATCAGCGGCACCCTCGCGATCATTCTGGGTATCATCGCCATCGCCTTCCTGCTGACCAGTCTCATCGGCTGGTGTCCGCTCTACGTGCCGTTCAAGATTTCGACCTGCAAGCACGAGTGAGCCCACCGCGTCAGGGGCGAAAAGCTGGCCGCCCACCGGCGGCATTGATCAATGGGGGGCACGGCCATGGCTGAGCTCGGCACCGCCTCGGGCAGTGCCGAGTCGGCGGGCCTGTTGCGGCGGGCGGCGTCCCATGCCGCGCGCGAGGCACGCCGTCGGCGCAGCCAGCGGCTGATGCTGGCGATTGCGCTGGCGGTGAGTCTAGCGATGCTCCTAGTGGTGGCAGTGGTCGCCGGTATCCAGATTCAGCATCTGACCGCCGAGAACGCGAGCCTTGCCAACGATCTCTTTCGCGCACGGCAAAAGCTGGAACGCATCGAGCCCGAACTGGAGAAGACGCGCCAGGAGCTCACCAGTGTCACGCGCGGCCGCCTGCCTCATCTCAAGGAACTGACACCGGACAAAGTTATCCCCCTCGACGCGGGCTATGTGAAGAACATCGTGTTCACCGTCCTGCGCCAGAACGGTCAGACCCGCTATGAATACCGGGCGGTACTGGAAAACGCCGGCGAGACCATGCTGCGACCGGAGGTGCGTGTGTTCGTATTCGATCAGCGCGGCATCCAGGTGGGATCGGGCGAAATCACGGACCGTACCGAAATGATCCCGGGTGAAAGCCGCGCCTATTCGGCCAGCATCGAGCGCTTCATGGACGAAGAGCCCCGCTACTTCTACGTCTGGGCGCGCCGCAAGAAATAGCCGCGTCAGAGGGGCTCGCCCCGGATCAGTTTGCGCTGGAACGCATAAAAGGCGTTAGCCACCGCCGAGGCCTCAGCGAGCGACAGCGTCTGCCGAGCACCTTCCGCCTCGCTCGGGCGCAGGAAACGAATCCCCGGCGCGAGATCGAAAGCATAACGCAGCACTTGATCCGCCACCTTGCGTAATGCCACGCGCGCCACGCCCAAGTCTTCCGCCCGAGGCGTGCCGCCTTCACCCACCACGATCTGAAGGCGCGCGCCACTGACAGGACAGGTGGCCTCGATGATAGCCGCCGTCGCCTGAAGCCGCGGCAACGCCAGCGCGTCCAAGGCCGACAGCGCGTGCACCGTCTCGTGGGGCACGTGCACGAGAATGTCGGTGGCCGCGGCGCTAAACGGCGGACAAGTGATGCGCCCGTCCACGATCTTCAGCGCATCCAACGCCACAAGCTCCTCCAGAGCTTCCCGGTCGAAGCCCTCCGGCGTGGGCGCCGCGCCCGTCTGCACCCAGCGCAGCAACACCGCGAGATAGGTTTCGCGCGTGGCCTCGCAGGCCGCAAGCCGCAGACGCTGCTCCAAGGGCCAAGCCCGGTGCAGGGCGGCGAGCGCCGCCAGCACTCGCTTTGGATCCACCGGCGCAGTGATGGTTGCATTCATGGTCGAGCGAAAAAGGCCACGCAGCCGGACTTTGCTTTTAGCGGGCGTGCCGCCGCGACGACCCTTGCCTACCGGGTGATGCCGTTACAGTGACGCGGATTCCAGATCCAGCGCGATAGCATCCAGCCCCGCTTTGGCGCAGGCTTCGTCCTGTTCGCCCGTGGGCGCACCCGACACGCCCACGGCGCCGACGATGTTGCCGGCTGCCTCGATAGGCAATCCGCCGGCCGAGAACACCAAGCCTTCCACCTTGCCCACCGAAAAGGGATGTGTGAAGCGACTCGCCATGCTGCCGGTGGAGGCGTTGAAATTCACGGCAGTGTAGGCTTTCTGGCGGCTAATCTCCAGGGTCAGACGCGGTGCGAGGGTGTCACGCAGCACCACCATGGGGTCACCGCTGCGGTCCACCACGGTCACCGCGATCTGAATGCCCTGCTTGCGGCACGCTTCCAGCGTGGCACGGGCGAGCTTCTCTGATGCTTCCACCGTCAGGCGGGGAATTTTCACCGCCACCGGCATTTCTGCGGCAGCAACGGGCGAAGTGGCGACAACAAGTACGGCCGCGAGGACAGGGATGGAAAAGGCATGACGCATGGTCGAACTCCTGTTTGTTCGGTTGGAAAACGAAGGGCAGTGCATGGCACTCTTGTTTTTATAGCGTAATTTGCAGCGCGCGGGGTGGTCACGCGCTTTTGCCGCAGAACGGCGCCACGACCGCGCCCTCACTGCGTGCATTGCGCGGAGGCGGCGGCAAGGCGCTCAGAAGGTGTGGTAGAGATGTCCGTCCCGTTCCAGTGCGAGCCGCTCCAGACGGTAGTCCGGGAAAATGGCTGCCACGGTTTGCCAGAAAGCGCGCGAATGGTTCATGTGCCGCAGGTGGGCGAGCTCGTGGGCCACGACGTAGTCGATCTGGCCGCAGGGTGCCTGGATCAGCCGCCAAGACAGGCGCAGGCGGCCTTCCGGCGTACACACGCCCCAACTGGTGCGCGCCTCCGACAGCCGAAACGGCGGTGGTGTCACCGGCAGGCGTGCGGCCAGCACCACCAGCCGCTGCGCGAAGTAGCGCTGGGCCTGGTCACGGTACCAGGTGCGCACCTGGGTCATTACCTGGTCGGCATCCGCCGGATCGTGCACGCCCATTAGCAGCCGGCTCGCGGTGCGGATGGGCTCGGCGCGAGTGTGGGTGCGATAGAGGTAAAGTTCGAGATTCTCGCCCAAGAAGAGCAGACGCTCGCCGCTCTTCCACTGGCGCGGCGGCAGGCGGCGCGCCTCCATCTGCGCCAGTTTCTCCACGATCCAGTCGCGCCGCATGAGCAGCACTCGCTCCAGGTGGCGATAGGGCTCCCGCGGCGGCGCGCTGACGGTGAGTCCATCCTCATCCACCTTAAGCCCGATGGTTCTACGCCGCCGACGCAGCAGGGTGTAGCTGAGCTGCCGGTCTGGCAACGCGAGCACCCGGGTTTCCTGCTGGGGATAGCCCATCAGCCGCGCCTCGCTGGGGGGAGTCTTGCCATTTCGCCCTCGATCCAGGCTTCCACCCGAGCGTTGATCTCGCCCGCCTTGAGTCCCGTGGTTTCGATCACCGGGCCGATGCTCACGGTGATGGTGCCCGGGTATCTCAGGAAGGCATGCCGCGGCCACAGCTCGCCCGCGTTGTGGGCGATGGGCACCACGGGCGCGCCGGTGTGGGCGGCAAGCCATGCGCCACCGATGCCATAGCGGCCGCGATGGCCTGGCGCCACGCGTGTACCCTCGGGAAAAATGAGTACCCAGAAACCTTGCTCGAGCCGCTGGCGGCCTTGTTCCGTGATCCGGCGCAGGGCCTCCTTGCCGGCGCGCCGGTCGATGGCGATGGGCGAAAGCATGGCGAAACCCCAGCCAAAGAAGGGAAGCTTAAGCAGCTCGCGTTTGATGACCATGGCCAGGGGCGGCAACAGGATGGGCAGGGCAATGGTTTCCCACGCAGACTGGTGTTTGGCCATGACAATGGCCGGCCGGCTCGGGAGATTCTCCCGGCCCAGGATGCGATAGTCGATGCCGAGCAGCAGCCGTGCTAGCCACACCACGACGCGGTTCCAGACGGTGATGATGCGATAGCGGGTGAGCGCGGAAAACGGGAAGGTGCCGAGCGCGATCAGGGAAAAAATCACGGTGGCAATTAGACGCGCGAGCTCGAACAGGGCGCAGCGCAGGACGATCATGATGGTGGCTTGAGCAGGTGTCGCACGGCCTCCGCCAGATTTTCGAACACCGCGGTACCCGGTGGCAGCGCGCCTGCTTCGAGGGTGCGCTGGCCCTTCCCGGTGAGCACCAGGATGGGACGCGCGCCCACGGCGGCGGCTGTTTCCAGATCGCGCTGGGCATCGCCAATGGCCGGCACGCCTGTCAGGTCCACGTTGAAGCGTCGGCCGATTTCCTCGAACAAGCCCGGACGCGGCTTACGGCAGGGGCAGTTGAGCTCCGCGGCATGGGGACAGAAAAACAGGGCATCGATGCGTCCGCCCACCTGGGCCAGGGCACGCAGCATTTTCCCGTGGACGGCATTGAGGGTGGCCATGTCAAACAGGCCGCGGCCGATGCCGGACTGGTTGGTGGCCACCACCACGCGCCAACCCGCCTGGTTGAGGCGCGCGATGGCCTCCAGGCTGCCGGGGATGGGCTTCCACTCCTCCGGGCTCTTGATGAACTGGGGACTGTCGAAATTGATGACACCGTCCCGGTCCAGGATCACGAGTTTCATGGGGCGCGCGGCATGGGAATTGGGACGATTCTACACCGCCCCGCGCCTCACCCGGCCAACTTGGACAGATCCGCCACCTGGTTCATGAGCTCGGCGAGCCCTTTCAGCAGGGCGAGCCGGTTGGCACGCAGCAGGGGCTCGTCGGTCAACACCATCACCTCATCGAAGAAGCGATCCACCGCGGGCCGCACCGTGGCCAGGGTGCGCAAGGCCCCGGTGTAGTCCTGGTTGGCCACCAGCGAGCGCACCCGTGGCGCCAAGCTATTCACCGCCTCGAATAGGGCCCGTTCCGCGTCTTCGGCGAACAGGGCAAACTCGGGCGCGCCGGTTGGAGGCTGCGCCTTCTTGAGGATGTTTTGGATGCGTTTGTTGGCGGCGGCCAGGGCCTGCGCCTCCGGCAGGCGCACAAAGGCGACGACCGCTTCCAGGCGCGGCAGCACCAGGTCGATGCGGGACGGATTCTGCGCCAACACCGAGTCGATCTCGCGTAAACCGTAACGCCGCTCGCGCAGGTAGTTCCTCAGCCGCTCCAGCATGAAGGCGTGCACGTCCACCACCACGCTGTCGGCCACCAGCTCCCCCAGCAGGGCACGCGCCGCTTCCAACAGTTCGACCAGATCCAGCGGCAGCGACTTTTCGGCGAGGATACGTAGGATGCCCAGGGCATGACGCCTGAGGCCGTAGGGATCTTTCTCGCCAGTGGGGACCGCGCCAATGCCGTAGATGCCCACCAGGGTCTCCAGCTTGTCGGCAAGGGCCACTGCGGCACCGATGTTGTCTTCCGGCAGCGTATCGCCCGCAAAACGCGGGTGATAGTGCGCCTTAATGGCTCGACACACCGCCTCCGGCTCGCCATCGTGGCGGGCGTAGTAGGCACCCATGATGCCCTGCAATTCCGGAAATTCCCCCACCATGTCGGTGGTGAGATCGGCCTTGGCCAGCCAGGCGGCGCGGGCGGCCAGCTCCGCATCCGCATGGAGCATCAAGGCGATTTCGTGGGCAAGTTTCTGCACGCGACGGGTGCGCTCCAACTGGCTGCCGAGCCGGTTGTGATAAACCACGCGCGCGAGCTTCTCCACGCGCGAGGCAAGGGGCTGGCTGCGATCCTGGTCGTAGAAAAATTTGGCATCCGCCAGCCGTGGCCGCACCACCCGCTCGTTGCCGGCGATCACCGCCGAAGGGTCCGCTGGCGTAACATTGGCCACGATCAGGAAGCGGTTGGTGAGCCGGCCTTGCGCATCGAGCAGGGGAAAGTATTTCTGGTTCGCCTTCATGGTGAGGATGAGACATTCCGGCGGCACTTCGAGGAAAGCCGTGTCGAACCGGCCCAGCAGCACATTGGGGCGCTCCACCAGCGCGGTCACTTCATCCAGCAGGGCAGCATCTTCCACCGGCTGCAACCCCTCCGTGGCTTTGGCAGCCAGTTGGCGTACGATCTCGGCCCGGCGCTTGGCGAAGCTCGGGATCACCGCGCCCTCGGCCTCCATCTGCGCCTCGTAGCGGTCGGCGTGCTCAATCGACACCGGATTGACTTGGGCTTCGAAGCGATGGCCCTGGGTGGTGCGGCCCGCCCTCAAGCCCAGCACGCTGACTGGCACCACCTCTGCGCCGTAGAGGGCGAGCAGGCCGTGAGCAGGACGCACGAAATGCACCGTGGTCCAGCCATCGCGCAACTGATAGCTCATCACTTTGGGGATGGGCAGTTTCGCTAGCGTTGCCTCGAGGGCCTTTTGCAATCCTTCGCCCAGGCTTGCGCCCGGCGCGACGCTATCGTAGTAGAGGACCTCGCTTTTGCCCTCCGCCACCCGCCGCAGCCCCGGCACCACATGCGCATCCAGCCCCAGCGTAGAAAGCTTCTTCAAAAGCGCCGGCGTGGGCCGCCCTTCGGCATCGAGGGCCACCGCCACCGGCATCAGCTTGTGGCAGACGGGTTTGTCCGGCGCCCGCGCCGCCACTGCGGTGATGTGCACGGCCAGGCGCCGCGGCGAGGCATAGGGCGTAGAACGGGAATCGGCAGTGGTGAGCCCTTGGGCGGCAAGACTGGTATACAGCCCCTCGGCAAAGGCTTCGCTCAATGCGCGCAGGGCCTTAGGTGGCAACTCCTCCACCAGGAGTTCCACCAGCAGATTCTCGATGGATTTGCTCATGGCGCGCCCTTTCTTTCCAGTTGGGCGAGAACCTCTTCCGCCCAGGCACGGGGCGCCAGGGGAAAGCCCAGTCGCGCACGGGATTCCAGATAGCTCTGCGCCACCGCGCGCGCCAGCGCGCGGATGCGGCCAATGTAAGCGGCTCGCTCCGTGACGGAAATCGCGCCGCGGGCATCCAGCAGGTTGAAGATGTGGCCCGCCTTGAGCACCTGTTCGTAGGCAGGCAGCGCAAGCTTCTGCTCCATCAGGTATTTCGCCTGCCGCTCATGGGCATTGAAGGCATGAAGCAGGAATTCCACGTCGGAATGCTCGAAGTTGTAGGCCGATTGCTCCACCTCGTTCTGGTGGAACACGTCGCCATAGCTGACGCCCGGCGCGTAGGTGAGGTCGAAGACGTTTTCCACACCCTGGGAATACATGGCCAGCCGTTCCAGTCCGTAGGTGATCTCGCCGGTGATGGGCCTGCAGTCCAGGCCGCCCACCTGTTGGAAATAGGTGAACTGGGTCACTTCCATGCCGTTGAGCCACACTTCCCAGCCCAGCCCCCAGGCACCCAGGGTGGGATTCTCCCAGTCGTCTTCCACGAAGCGGATGTCGTTGGCAGCGAGATCGAAGCCCAATGCTTGCAAGGATCCCAGGTAGCGCTCCAGGATGTCTTCTGGCGCGGGCTTCAACACCACCTGGAACTGGTAGTAATGCTGCAGGCGGTTGGGATTCTCACCGTAGCGGCCATCCTTGGGGCGGCGCGAAGGCTGGACATAGGCCGCGCGCCAGGGCTCGGGCCCCAGCGCCCGCAGGAAGGTGGCGGTGTGGCTCGTGCCCGCGCCCACTTCGAGATCGTAGGGCTGGAGGATCACGCAGCCCTGATCACTCCAGTACTGCTGCAGGCGCAGGATGAGTTCCTGGAAGGTCTGCATCGGCGTCCTTTCGGCTTGCGCCGCTCAAGAAAAAACGCCGATTTTACCGGTGGCAAGAAGACAGCGGAAGCGCGGCTATTGCCGCGCAAGCCAAGCGAGCAGGTCCAGATAGGCCTGCTTGTCGCCGGCTTCGAAACCAGTGATCTCCAGGCTGTTGAGCATTTTCTGCCCCAGGGGATCGTTGGCGGCGTTGAGGAGTCCTTCCCTGACTGTGGCCTTCTGCGCTGCGGAAAGCCTCGGCGAGGCGATGAGTGACCAGAAGGGGAGCTTCTTGCTCTCAAAAACGGTGATCCCGCCCTTGGCCTCCCACTGTTTGGCGACGATGGGCGAGACCATGCCCACGTCGGCAAAGCGGTTCTCCACGATGAAGGCGATGGCGTCCTGGTAGCGCGCCTTCACCAGCTCGCTGGGCTTGGGCACGATCCCCAGGTCGCGCAGGGTGGCCATGCCCGCCTTTTCCATGAATGTACCCTGTGCATAAGCGATTCTGCGGCCGCGGATGTCCTCTGGTTTGGCGAGGCCACTGTCCTTGCGCGCGATGAACTTCACCGTAAACGCGCCCTTTACCGCCGCCACCAGGTCGTAGTTGGCGCGCGCCATGGCCTGCGCCGCCACGTTGCTGGGTTTGGAAAAGAAGAGGTCATAGCGCCCCTTCATCAGGTTTTCGGTGGAACTCTTGAGGTTCTGGGAGGATTCCAGCTTCACCGGCTTCTTGAGCAGCTTGGAAAGATAATCCGCCAATGGCTGGTAGCGGTCGATGAGTTTGCTGTAGTCCATCTGCCCGGCCACGCCGTCGTTGACACCCAACAGCAAGGCTTCCTGAGCAGAGGCAGTAGACAAGACGAAAAGCAGGCACAGCAGGGGCAACAGGCGGCGCATGGGATCTCCTCAAACGCAGATCATCAGAACGCGGGATGGGGTTCGCTCACAACCGCGTAGGCACGGCGGATATCTCAAAAAACGGTGATGAATGTCATGTGCACTACAGTTCACAGGGCACGCGCCGGTCTAATGGATGATCAGGGTTCAAACGAGACGAGGCGGCGGATGCCCCTGCTGCAAGCCAGAGCCAAAGACGCCTCTTCCCTTGCCTGCTTCAAACGAGACGAGGCGCCGGATGCCCCCTGCTGCAGACAGACACATTCAGAACAGCGGCCGCTTGATGGTGACGGCACCCCGGATTTGGCCTTCCTTGTACCCTGTGGCGCGGTCATGGGGATAGTCCGCGGCCAGCCGCGCACGGGTGCCCTCGGAGACGGTCTCCGGTGTGCCGTGGCAGTTCAGGCATAGCGGTTGCACCGGCAGCGCCTTCATGTAGCGGAAATATCGCCCGGCCGGTTCGGCCACGATCTCCGAATACTCAAGGTTGTCTGGCTTCTCACCCGCGGCGGCGCGACGGTCGAAGTCGGCGAGCACCTTCTGCTCCCAAGCATCCGGCGTGCCGATCATGGGGTTGCGCGTCTTCAGGGACACCCGCCGCACCTGCCAACCATGCTGGATGGAAAGCTCGCTGGCGATGGCGGGCGCGACACTCTTGCACACTTTGATGGCGTTCTCGGGACCACCGGCGCTAAGCTCCTTCTTGAGTTCGCCACCCAGCTTTTGCACCAGGCTCTGGCTGAGCTTGCGGCTTTCTTCCAGGTAGCGGGCGGTGTCGTCTTGGGCCAGGGCGGGCGCGGCGAAGGCCGCGGCGATTAGCCAAAACAGCGTCTTCATGGTTCCTCCTTGAGATGGTCAAAATGAACTTTTACGCTGGATCAGAATCGCTCGTCAAGACTTGACGCCTGGGCGCAAGACGGCTCCCATCAAGGATAACGTCAACAGCAGAAGCACTGGCACGTTCCCGAAGCGCACGTAGGGCGTGACGCCGCTGTGACCTTGCGCACTCACTTCGATGAGCCCGGTTTGAAATGGCGCAAGCGCGGCCACCACCCGACCCCGGGGGTCGATCAGGGCAGTGATGCCGGTGTTGGTGGCGCGCAGCATCATGCGTCCGCTCTCCAAGGCGCGCATCTGGGCAATCTGTAGATGCTGGTGCGGCGCGATGGAATCGCCGAACCAGGCATCGTTGCTCACGTTGGCAAGCAAAGTAGCGGCGGGCACCTGCCGGATGATTTCCTCGCCAAAGGCATCCTCGTAGCAGATGCTGACCGCCACACTTTGCCCCGCCACCGCCAATGGCCGCTGATTGGGTGCGCCGCGGGCGAAGTCGCCCAGGGGAATGTGCATGAGATCGAGCAACCAGCCGAATACCGGCCGCAAGGGAATGAACTCCCCGAAGGGAACCAGGTGCACCTTGCGGTAGACCTGCATGGGGCTCGCCCCGAAACTCACCACGGCGTTGTAATAACGAGTGCCGCCCACGG
Coding sequences within:
- a CDS encoding Tll0287-like domain-containing protein, giving the protein MKTLFWLIAAAFAAPALAQDDTARYLEESRKLSQSLVQKLGGELKKELSAGGPENAIKVCKSVAPAIASELSIQHGWQVRRVSLKTRNPMIGTPDAWEQKVLADFDRRAAAGEKPDNLEYSEIVAEPAGRYFRYMKALPVQPLCLNCHGTPETVSEGTRARLAADYPHDRATGYKEGQIRGAVTIKRPLF
- a CDS encoding phosphate/phosphite/phosphonate ABC transporter substrate-binding protein, which produces MRRLLPLLCLLFVLSTASAQEALLLGVNDGVAGQMDYSKLIDRYQPLADYLSKLLKKPVKLESSQNLKSSTENLMKGRYDLFFSKPSNVAAQAMARANYDLVAAVKGAFTVKFIARKDSGLAKPEDIRGRRIAYAQGTFMEKAGMATLRDLGIVPKPSELVKARYQDAIAFIVENRFADVGMVSPIVAKQWEAKGGITVFESKKLPFWSLIASPRLSAAQKATVREGLLNAANDPLGQKMLNSLEITGFEAGDKQAYLDLLAWLARQ